The DNA sequence GTTTGTCTGCTCGCCGCTACACGTGTGATCGGAAAAGTGTTTTGAAAAAAAGAGACACGGCTTGCCTACCTCGGCGACCGCCATCAAGTCGCAAAGCTTTCGGTGCTGGCGTATTTTTGTAAGTGTTTGAAGGCACACACATGCTTATGATTGAAAGCGGCAAAGTGATTCCGACGCCTTTGagatgttgctgctgctgcctttttaTGGCGTTTGTTTACCCTGTAGACCTCGAGACACACCAGGGCGGCCCTTCGTGTGATGAGACGCAAGCCCAAAGTTTAATTATCAAAATTGATGGTACGATTCTAACAGAAGAGAAAAGCTTAAATACCCATGTATATCCGTTCCTGTTCCCCGTAGAAGCAAGCAGGAGGTATGTATTATTCCGCATGCATCAAATTTTCCGCCTCATGGCCAAACTACAGTTACGACAAAGCGCTGAGAATTGGCGTTTCTGCATTGATTCGGCAACAGGGATTTCataaatgaaacaaagcagcTTGTCTAGTCGCGACGTCGAGAGATAACTGCAATAAATGAAAGCGGTAAAAGAAAGTAGGACACCGCAAATTTAACACAGTACAAGTAAGAAGCGCACCAAATACGACCATCAACCTTACAAAGCCGTGACGGCCAAAACACCCATATGAGCGTGTTTATCGGTTTATCGCACTGTCAACCAAGCTGGCAAAATAGCTCTGATATCTTTGCCTTCAGTCGCCACCTGTTCTGTGGTAAAGATCAACAATCTTTTAGGCCTCATCGAGTCTTCGGGCAGGCGTGCCAGTAGCCTTACGACAAGCCCTCCCTCTGACGTCGGGATGCAGTTTCGTCATCACTATGAATTCTATTTTGGTGTAAGCAGACGCAACCCAGAAGGATCGAAACAAGAGATTTCTTGTTCAGGATGTCATCTCCCCCAACGCCAATCATCTGACCAGTCGAGCTCATCTAACAGTACATAGTCTGATTGCGTGTGACAGTAGAGCTTTAAGTACAACGCTCATCGATGGTGGAGAACAAAGATATTGCTGAAAATAGGGTTTAAAGTGAAAAGTGAAAGCCCGAAAACTCCGAACGGTAATTTGTCCGGGCATTTTGGATAAAGAGCCACGTGGAGTACTACAACGTGGTATGCACCTCGAACAACGTCTTGTAACCAATCGCTTCAGCAGCCGCAAGGCAATACAAGAGAATCGACGCGGACGCCGTAATGTCAGAAACACGTCGAGGAGGGCAAGAGGAGCAAAACATTTAGGAACAAAACTTTATTAGCACGATAAATAAACAACAAAATGACCAGCCAGTAAAATCTTAAAACAATGGGTTGACAGCTAAAAAGCGAAGCAAACTTCAAAAAAGAAATTTGGCACAGCTAGGTTTATTTAAGGGAAAGAGCATCAAATGTTCGCTAAGCTTATGTCACACACATGAGAAGCAGCAAGGACGATCCAACAGTGGCCTATACATCAACCGATGAAAAACGCTCGGGTGTTATTCTGATCCCACCGCGCCTTTTTGTACAGCTGAGCAAGAGGACGAACATTATCTTTCCGTCTCGGAGGTAACCATCACTTTCCAGCGAGGCAATGTCTGTACGAAATTCGAGGTGAAAATGTACCAATGAGTCATCAAATCGCCTGCAGCAACAACGCGCTCCACAAGAACTCAAAGAACGACCTCTGCGTCGTACATCATCCCAGAGCGTCACGTGCCAAACAGGCGGCCAACACCTAGAGTCCACCAGCATCCCGTTAAACTCGATACTCACACTGAGGTCGCAAGACTCGTGATTCAGGTGCCTCCAGACGGCAATCGTAAAGTACGTGTCCCTCATGTGCCACACCGTAATCTCGGCAAACTTTTTGCTCGGTCCCTGCCACTTAATGATTTCGTCACAGTTTTGCAGGGTCAGATCATAAAACACATCACGTAAATCCGTAATCCTTGCACTGTCGAAACACCGAATTTCGGGATACCAAGTCTCACAATGAGCAATGACACCGCTGGAATCAGGCTGCGCGGAAGTCTGCCGCAAGTGTTCCAGAGTACTGAGCGACCGGACGGCTAAGTATTCCAACTTTCGAAGTATCAGCGCTTTTTCCGAGTGCGACGACCGTGATGAAGACGTACTGGCTTCCGACGTGGCCGTTGAGATCGTGGCTGACATTTCAGCCACGTCATCCCTCAAATAGCGCTCAGATGCTCCTCTCTCACCAGTGATCCAAGCGAATCTGGTTTCCCGGCTTCTGACTTGTTCTGTAAGCTCATTCAACTCACTCAGAATCACTGGCAGCAGCCGGTCGTCGTGAGCATCCCCCAACACCGCCTTCAGTTCTTCAAAGGCAGCGTTCACGTCTTCAAGAGTCAATGTTGTAGGTTCGG is a window from the Dermacentor albipictus isolate Rhodes 1998 colony chromosome 6, USDA_Dalb.pri_finalv2, whole genome shotgun sequence genome containing:
- the LOC139060937 gene encoding uncharacterized protein, producing MVECLRCGEGVQHKDLVKHYLAGCTARVYSAITQYPSSEPTTLTLEDVNAAFEELKAVLGDAHDDRLLPVILSELNELTEQVRSRETRFAWITGERGASERYLRDDVAEMSATISTATSEASTSSSRSSHSEKALILRKLEYLAVRSLSTLEHLRQTSAQPDSSGVIAHCETWYPEIRCFDSARITDLRDVFYDLTLQNCDEIIKWQGPSKKFAEITVWHMRDTYFTIAVWRHLNHESCDLSVSIEFNGMLVDSRCWPPVWHVTLWDDVRRRGRSLSSCGARCCCRRFDDSLVHFHLEFRTDIASLESDGYLRDGKIMFVLLLSCTKRRGGIRITPERFSSVDV